In one window of Coralliovum pocilloporae DNA:
- a CDS encoding SDR family oxidoreductase: MSKKLVVITGASSGIGAAMAKRFSEAGHPLLLVARRVEKLEALGLPNTLCRQVDVTRTDDLRQAIQEAEARFGPVDCLVNNAGVMLLGQVDTQDAEEWQRMFDLNVLALLRSMQIVLADMKARNEGTILNVSSIAGKKSFPNHAAYVGTKFAVSSITENVREEVADTNVRVMSICPGAVETELLGHTTSEDIISAYEDWKTAIGGALVADDIARAAAFMVSQPQNVNIRELLITATRQQP, from the coding sequence ATGAGCAAGAAACTTGTTGTTATCACCGGTGCCAGCTCCGGTATTGGAGCAGCTATGGCGAAACGCTTCAGCGAGGCCGGGCATCCTCTGCTTCTTGTGGCCCGTCGGGTCGAGAAACTCGAAGCTCTCGGTCTGCCAAACACGCTCTGCCGCCAGGTGGATGTCACCAGAACCGATGACCTCAGACAGGCCATTCAGGAGGCTGAGGCCAGGTTTGGTCCTGTCGACTGCCTGGTAAACAATGCTGGCGTCATGCTGCTGGGACAGGTGGACACCCAGGATGCAGAGGAATGGCAGCGCATGTTCGACCTGAACGTGTTGGCCCTGCTCAGAAGCATGCAGATTGTTCTGGCTGATATGAAGGCCCGGAACGAGGGGACGATCCTCAATGTAAGCTCTATCGCCGGTAAGAAATCCTTCCCCAATCACGCCGCCTATGTGGGAACGAAATTTGCGGTTTCATCAATTACCGAGAATGTCCGGGAAGAAGTGGCCGACACCAATGTGCGGGTTATGTCAATCTGTCCGGGCGCGGTTGAAACCGAACTTCTGGGCCATACAACATCTGAGGATATTATCAGCGCCTATGAAGACTGGAAAACAGCCATTGGCGGTGCGCTTGTCGCTGACGATATTGCCAGAGCTGCAGCGTTCATGGTGTCCCAGCCACAGAATGTAAATATCCGCGAGCTACTGATCACGGCAACACGCCAGCAGCCATAA
- a CDS encoding tetratricopeptide repeat protein translates to MTDRSRPSSVVSVSRKDCRGVPVSTSHQDAIDGLERALEYALAFRGDAIAEINATLDAHPDFIMGYLFKACWMTQAMETRIYSEMVAAAEAAERLAPHANDRELGHLAAVQCWLHGDFFGAVQKWEEVLTRYPHDLFALALVHLTDVLLGDVVGQRDVVARVFNLWDETIPGYEFVLGFYSFGLEENRDFYQAEEMGRQALALRPDNPYAVHAVSHVMEMQGRQGGGIRFMADQVDRWGTSNFANHLWWHTALFHLDIGDVDGVLDIYDKHLTSADTSGDKYEELDASALLWRLRLLDVNVGDRWKRLANKWEPAAQDTLYAFNDVHAMMTFVSDERADAQTALLTANERYVESASDANVAMSREIGMPFCLAMRDFHKGDYGSCVDRLLPVRYMTHRLGGSFAQRDVIGWTLLEAALRAKRFDLALGLANERTALKSTSPQNWSYVARAFRGLGDKSNAARAEARVETLRAA, encoded by the coding sequence ATGACTGACCGCTCGAGACCCTCATCTGTTGTATCGGTATCCCGCAAGGATTGTCGTGGCGTTCCGGTCTCCACATCGCATCAGGATGCCATTGACGGGCTGGAACGGGCGCTGGAATATGCGCTGGCGTTCCGCGGTGATGCCATCGCCGAGATCAATGCAACACTGGACGCGCATCCGGACTTCATTATGGGGTATCTGTTCAAGGCGTGCTGGATGACCCAGGCCATGGAAACCCGTATCTACAGCGAAATGGTCGCTGCTGCCGAAGCCGCTGAACGTCTGGCACCACACGCCAATGATCGTGAGCTTGGTCACCTGGCCGCAGTGCAGTGCTGGCTGCATGGCGATTTCTTCGGCGCCGTACAGAAATGGGAAGAAGTCCTCACCCGATATCCGCATGATCTGTTTGCACTGGCGCTGGTTCACCTCACCGACGTGCTGCTGGGCGACGTAGTCGGCCAGCGTGATGTGGTGGCACGCGTCTTCAATCTCTGGGACGAAACCATCCCGGGTTATGAATTTGTCCTTGGGTTCTATTCCTTCGGTCTTGAGGAAAACCGCGACTTCTATCAGGCCGAAGAAATGGGACGGCAGGCGCTTGCCTTGCGCCCGGACAACCCGTATGCGGTGCACGCCGTCAGCCATGTGATGGAGATGCAAGGTCGCCAGGGCGGCGGCATCCGCTTCATGGCCGATCAGGTGGATCGCTGGGGCACATCAAACTTCGCCAATCACCTCTGGTGGCACACGGCGCTGTTCCATCTGGATATCGGCGATGTGGATGGCGTGCTGGATATTTACGACAAGCACCTGACGTCTGCTGATACATCCGGTGATAAATATGAAGAGCTGGATGCCTCCGCTCTTCTTTGGCGGCTAAGACTGCTGGATGTCAATGTGGGAGACCGCTGGAAACGCCTCGCCAACAAGTGGGAGCCCGCCGCGCAGGATACGCTCTACGCCTTTAACGACGTACACGCCATGATGACCTTTGTGTCCGATGAGCGGGCAGACGCACAGACGGCACTTCTGACCGCCAATGAGCGCTATGTGGAAAGCGCATCAGACGCCAATGTGGCCATGAGCCGGGAAATCGGCATGCCGTTCTGCCTGGCCATGCGGGATTTCCACAAGGGCGATTATGGATCCTGCGTCGATCGGCTGCTGCCCGTGCGCTACATGACCCATCGTCTGGGAGGCAGCTTTGCCCAGCGGGATGTGATCGGCTGGACCCTTCTGGAAGCGGCCCTGCGTGCCAAGCGGTTTGATCTGGCTCTTGGTCTTGCCAATGAGCGGACCGCACTCAAATCCACCAGCCCGCAGAACTGGTCCTATGTGGCTCGCGCCTTCCGCGGCCTCGGCGACAAGAGCAATGCCGCCCGTGCCGAAGCCCGGGTGGAAACGCTCCGCGCGGCCTGA
- a CDS encoding NAD(P)/FAD-dependent oxidoreductase, whose amino-acid sequence MFSGQFLTANDEAGVYPRSYYAATANILPPFPALEGSERADVCVIGGGYTGLSTALHLAERGYSVVLLEAHRVGWGASGRNGGQVGTGQRRDQESLEESLGKPHAHALWQIAEEAKALVRSLVETHAIDCDLKPGIVHADHKARYVDESRAYAEKLQSEYDYSSIRFIDRDEIRALLGTDAYHGGTYDTGSMHLHPLNYVLGLAHAAQKAGVRIFETSTVTRLEKTDPAVVHTADGSVSARFVVLACNGYLDDLDKSVARRVMPINNFIVATEPLDDELARSINRDDVAVADSRFVINYYRMSADKRLLFGGGENYSFRFPADIKAFVRKPMLEIYPQLKDIRLDYGWGGTLSITLNRLPYFTRLKPNILSAGGYSGQGVALASLAGQILAETIDGTASRFDVMERIPTPVFPGGASLRYPLLVLGMMYYALRDKL is encoded by the coding sequence ATGTTTTCAGGTCAATTTCTTACTGCCAATGATGAAGCGGGGGTCTATCCCCGCTCCTATTATGCGGCGACGGCCAACATCTTGCCGCCCTTCCCTGCCCTTGAAGGCTCAGAGCGCGCAGATGTCTGCGTCATCGGTGGCGGCTATACCGGTTTGTCGACAGCACTCCATCTGGCGGAACGTGGTTATTCGGTGGTTCTTCTGGAAGCGCATCGGGTGGGCTGGGGTGCATCGGGGCGCAATGGCGGACAGGTAGGAACCGGACAACGGCGGGATCAGGAGAGTCTTGAGGAAAGTCTCGGCAAGCCCCATGCGCACGCGCTCTGGCAGATTGCCGAGGAGGCCAAGGCGCTGGTCCGTAGTCTGGTCGAGACTCACGCTATTGATTGTGACCTGAAGCCGGGCATTGTCCACGCCGACCACAAGGCGCGTTATGTGGACGAGAGCCGGGCCTATGCCGAAAAACTCCAGTCTGAGTACGATTACTCGTCCATCCGGTTTATTGATCGCGATGAAATCCGCGCCCTTCTCGGGACGGATGCCTATCACGGCGGCACCTATGATACAGGCAGCATGCACCTGCATCCGCTGAACTATGTTCTTGGTCTGGCACATGCGGCACAGAAGGCAGGCGTCCGGATTTTTGAAACATCAACGGTCACCCGTCTTGAGAAAACCGACCCGGCCGTCGTGCACACCGCAGACGGATCTGTCTCGGCACGGTTTGTGGTGCTGGCCTGCAATGGCTATCTGGATGATCTGGACAAGAGTGTGGCTCGTCGGGTCATGCCGATCAACAATTTCATCGTGGCAACGGAACCACTGGATGACGAACTCGCCCGCTCCATCAACCGCGATGATGTAGCGGTGGCGGATTCTCGCTTTGTCATCAACTATTATCGGATGTCTGCGGACAAGCGACTGCTGTTTGGCGGCGGCGAGAATTACAGTTTCCGCTTCCCGGCTGACATCAAGGCCTTTGTCCGGAAGCCCATGCTGGAGATCTACCCGCAGCTGAAAGATATACGGCTTGATTATGGCTGGGGTGGCACCCTGTCCATTACACTCAACCGCCTGCCCTATTTCACGCGGCTTAAACCCAATATTCTGAGCGCTGGCGGCTATTCCGGTCAGGGCGTGGCTCTGGCGTCGCTGGCCGGTCAGATTCTGGCTGAAACCATCGACGGAACGGCCAGCCGTTTTGACGTGATGGAACGCATTCCAACGCCGGTCTTCCCCGGCGGCGCCAGCCTCCGCTACCCCCTGCTGGTTCTCGGGATGATGTACTACGCCCTGCGCGACAAGCTATAG
- a CDS encoding aspartate aminotransferase family protein, which produces MTLMPNLQPTEVLQQRDAAHHLHPFTDTQELNAKGSRIIVRADGCYLWDSDGNKFLDGMAGLWCVNVGYGRKEIAEAAYKQMQQLPYYNTFFQTSHPPAIDLAERLAELAPDGMNHVFYAGSGSDANDTVVRMVRHYWAAMGKPDKKVIISRKNAYHGSTMAGASLGGMQAMHEQGGLPIPDITHIDQPYWYGEGGDMGPAEFGLQRARALEAEIERLGADRVAAFIGEPVQGAGGVVIPPETYWPEIQRICRKHDILIVADEVICGFGRTGKWFGSETFGIEPDLMPIAKGLSSGYLPIGGVIVSDRVAEGFIASGGEFNHGYTYSGHPAACAAALANLSILQEEGIVDQVANETAPYLAEAWKQLGDHPLVGEARISGLFGALELTPDKANRAAFDAPVGTVGLIGRENAFGNGLVMRHVRDSMIISPPLVITKAEIDELIDKAALTLDQTYKAAQEKGLA; this is translated from the coding sequence ATGACCCTGATGCCGAACCTGCAGCCAACGGAAGTTCTTCAACAGCGTGATGCTGCCCATCATCTGCATCCGTTCACAGATACCCAGGAACTGAATGCCAAGGGCAGCCGGATTATCGTGCGTGCAGATGGCTGCTACCTGTGGGACTCGGATGGAAACAAGTTTCTGGATGGCATGGCCGGGCTCTGGTGTGTGAATGTGGGTTATGGCCGCAAGGAAATCGCGGAAGCCGCCTACAAGCAGATGCAGCAGCTTCCCTATTACAACACCTTTTTCCAGACCTCGCACCCGCCCGCGATTGATCTGGCTGAACGGCTTGCAGAGCTGGCCCCGGATGGCATGAACCATGTGTTCTATGCAGGCTCCGGTTCAGACGCCAATGACACGGTCGTTCGCATGGTGCGCCATTACTGGGCCGCCATGGGCAAGCCGGACAAGAAGGTCATTATCTCGCGCAAGAACGCCTATCACGGCTCCACCATGGCCGGTGCCAGCCTTGGCGGCATGCAGGCCATGCATGAGCAGGGCGGACTGCCCATTCCCGACATCACCCATATCGACCAGCCCTACTGGTATGGCGAAGGTGGCGATATGGGCCCGGCGGAATTCGGTCTTCAGCGGGCTCGTGCCCTTGAAGCGGAAATCGAGCGCCTTGGTGCGGACCGGGTTGCGGCTTTCATCGGCGAGCCGGTTCAGGGCGCTGGTGGCGTTGTCATTCCGCCTGAGACCTACTGGCCGGAAATTCAGCGCATCTGTCGCAAGCATGACATCCTGATAGTCGCCGATGAAGTCATCTGTGGCTTTGGCCGGACCGGCAAATGGTTCGGGTCAGAGACCTTCGGCATTGAGCCGGACCTGATGCCCATCGCCAAGGGCCTCTCATCAGGTTATCTGCCCATCGGCGGCGTCATTGTCTCCGACCGTGTTGCGGAAGGCTTCATCGCATCGGGCGGCGAGTTCAATCATGGCTATACCTATTCCGGCCATCCGGCGGCCTGTGCCGCCGCACTGGCTAATCTCAGCATTCTGCAGGAGGAAGGTATTGTCGACCAGGTCGCCAATGAAACCGCCCCTTATCTGGCTGAAGCCTGGAAGCAGCTTGGGGACCATCCGCTGGTGGGTGAGGCCCGGATTTCCGGCCTGTTCGGCGCTCTGGAACTGACCCCGGACAAGGCCAATCGCGCAGCCTTTGATGCACCGGTGGGAACCGTCGGCCTGATCGGTCGCGAAAATGCCTTTGGCAATGGCCTTGTCATGCGTCATGTGCGGGATTCGATGATTATCTCACCACCGCTGGTTATCACCAAGGCCGAGATTGACGAATTGATCGACAAAGCCGCACTGACCCTCGACCAGACCTACAAGGCCGCGCAGGAAAAAGGTCTCGCCTGA
- a CDS encoding glutamine synthetase family protein, which translates to MAPKMANFAELLSSAPKPQTSDELRALFKKGRIDEVECVVPDIAGVARGKAMPAAKFSSLNPTYLPISIFFQSITGEYVEVEDENYWTEKDIQLIPDLNTLRAVPWAQDRTVQVIHDLRYPSGEPVEYAPRNVLRRVLSYFEAEGWQPVIAPEMEFYLTQKNIDPDYALEPPVGRSGRQSVGKQAYSMMAVDEYESVIEAIYEFAEVQGMEIDTVIQEGGAAQIEINLLHGHPLELADQVFVFKRLIREAAFRHDCYATFMAKPMDNEPGSAMHIHQSMIDTKTGKNIFSDDEGNETDLFRHFLGGQQYYMPAAMCLLAPYVNSYRRLVVGSSAPINVEWGVDNRSVGLRVPNSPPEARRIENRIVGADTNPYIAIAACLAAGYLGMRDKIVPRAQFSGDAYDASFGLPRGLLESLTEFKDATALHEILGPNFSELYRLVKAHEFEEFMQVISPWEREHLLLTV; encoded by the coding sequence ATGGCTCCCAAAATGGCCAATTTTGCCGAACTGCTCAGCTCGGCTCCGAAACCGCAGACCAGCGATGAACTACGCGCTCTCTTTAAAAAAGGGCGTATTGACGAGGTGGAATGCGTGGTACCTGACATTGCCGGGGTTGCCCGTGGCAAGGCCATGCCAGCCGCAAAATTCTCCAGCCTTAATCCTACTTATCTGCCGATTTCGATCTTCTTCCAGTCGATCACCGGAGAATATGTGGAGGTTGAAGATGAGAATTACTGGACAGAGAAAGACATCCAGCTCATTCCGGACCTGAACACGCTGCGGGCTGTGCCATGGGCGCAGGATCGCACGGTCCAGGTGATTCATGACCTCAGATATCCATCCGGAGAACCAGTGGAGTATGCCCCGCGCAACGTGCTGCGGCGGGTGCTGTCCTATTTTGAGGCCGAAGGCTGGCAGCCGGTTATCGCCCCGGAGATGGAATTTTACCTGACCCAGAAGAATATTGACCCGGACTATGCTCTTGAGCCGCCGGTGGGCCGCTCCGGCCGCCAGAGCGTCGGGAAACAGGCCTATTCCATGATGGCAGTGGATGAATATGAATCTGTCATCGAGGCTATCTACGAGTTTGCCGAAGTCCAGGGCATGGAAATAGACACGGTCATCCAGGAAGGTGGCGCTGCGCAGATTGAGATCAATCTGCTGCACGGTCATCCGCTTGAGCTGGCCGATCAGGTGTTCGTCTTCAAGCGCCTTATCCGGGAAGCCGCATTCCGGCATGACTGTTATGCCACATTCATGGCCAAGCCGATGGACAATGAACCCGGCAGTGCCATGCACATTCACCAGAGCATGATTGACACGAAGACCGGCAAAAACATTTTCTCCGACGATGAGGGCAATGAGACGGATCTGTTCCGGCATTTCCTTGGTGGCCAGCAATATTACATGCCTGCCGCCATGTGCCTTCTTGCGCCTTATGTGAATTCCTATCGTCGCCTGGTGGTGGGCTCATCCGCACCGATTAATGTGGAATGGGGTGTCGACAACCGGTCTGTCGGCCTGCGGGTGCCGAATTCACCCCCCGAAGCCCGCCGGATTGAAAACCGCATCGTTGGCGCAGACACCAATCCCTATATCGCGATTGCGGCCTGTCTTGCTGCTGGATATCTGGGCATGCGGGACAAAATCGTCCCCCGCGCCCAGTTCTCGGGCGATGCCTATGACGCCTCTTTCGGCCTGCCGCGCGGACTGCTTGAATCATTGACTGAATTCAAGGACGCGACGGCTCTGCACGAAATTCTGGGACCAAATTTTTCCGAATTGTACCGGCTGGTGAAAGCCCATGAGTTCGAAGAATTCATGCAGGTGATCAGCCCATGGGAGCGGGAACACCTGCTCCTGACTGTTTAA
- a CDS encoding GntR family transcriptional regulator, translating to MALTDARPKTSQADKPADSAAPPVHQQTYSALRERILFGGFEPGKPVTLRGLADDLDVSLMPVREAVRRLIAERALELHGNRRVSIPTMTGQRFREILLSRGLLEPELALQALPRITDHDIDDLRQIDDHIDISMANGDTEGYMRGNYLFHSRLYAHSQSQVIHGLVDSLWLQFGPFMRLVYGRHGLTDLVDYHKEALQALRLRDAMALRSAIAEDIRQGMHYIGDALSADS from the coding sequence ATGGCTCTTACAGACGCACGACCTAAGACTTCACAGGCCGACAAACCCGCTGATTCCGCGGCACCTCCGGTTCACCAGCAAACCTATTCCGCTCTGCGTGAGCGTATCCTGTTCGGTGGATTCGAGCCCGGGAAACCTGTCACTCTGCGCGGGCTGGCTGATGATCTGGATGTCAGTCTGATGCCGGTTCGCGAGGCGGTACGCCGGCTGATTGCCGAGCGGGCACTTGAGCTGCATGGCAATCGCCGGGTCTCTATCCCGACCATGACAGGACAGCGATTCAGAGAGATTCTCCTGTCCCGAGGCCTGCTTGAGCCGGAGCTGGCCCTGCAGGCCCTGCCGCGGATTACGGACCACGATATAGACGACCTGCGCCAGATTGACGATCACATAGACATCAGCATGGCCAATGGCGATACAGAAGGCTATATGCGCGGCAATTATCTTTTCCATTCAAGGCTCTACGCGCATTCCCAGTCACAGGTCATCCATGGGCTGGTCGACAGTCTGTGGCTGCAGTTTGGCCCGTTCATGCGGCTTGTCTATGGTCGCCACGGGCTGACTGATCTTGTCGATTATCACAAGGAAGCCCTGCAGGCCCTGCGGTTGCGTGATGCCATGGCCCTGCGCTCAGCTATCGCAGAAGATATCCGTCAGGGCATGCACTATATCGGCGACGCCCTCTCTGCAGACAGCTAA
- a CDS encoding polyamine ABC transporter substrate-binding protein, with product MRIRPMIGLLSGVAMLAASSAVAEDRVVNVYNWSDYIDESILEEFTKETGIKVRYDVFDSNELLETKMLAGGSGFDVVVPSGTFLSRQVQAGVFQKLDKSKLDNLKNMWDQIEARTVKYDPENSYSINYMWGTTGIGYNVEEAKKRIGGKVDSWSVIFDKDVVAKFKDCGIHVLDAPEELIPAALNYLGLNPDSHDPADIKKAGALLQEISPNIQKFHSSEYINALANGDICLAVGWSGDVFQARDRAAEANNGVTVDYAIPNEGALMWFDQMAIPTDAKNVEEAHIFMNYIMRPDVIAKASNYVYYANGNKASQASLVEDVIQDPAIYPDEETTNKLYVTTPFPPKSLRVATREWTRVKTGQ from the coding sequence ATGCGTATTCGTCCAATGATCGGTCTTCTGTCCGGTGTGGCTATGCTGGCCGCATCATCTGCTGTGGCTGAGGATCGTGTGGTCAATGTCTACAACTGGTCTGACTATATTGATGAATCGATCCTTGAGGAATTTACCAAGGAAACCGGCATCAAGGTCCGGTATGACGTCTTCGATTCAAATGAGCTGCTTGAAACCAAGATGCTTGCAGGCGGATCCGGTTTCGATGTGGTGGTGCCATCCGGGACCTTCCTGTCCCGCCAGGTTCAGGCCGGAGTGTTCCAGAAACTCGACAAGTCCAAGCTCGATAATCTGAAAAACATGTGGGACCAGATCGAAGCCCGCACCGTCAAGTATGACCCGGAAAACTCCTATTCCATCAACTACATGTGGGGTACGACCGGCATTGGTTACAATGTGGAAGAAGCCAAGAAGCGCATTGGCGGCAAGGTGGATTCCTGGTCAGTGATTTTTGACAAGGACGTTGTGGCCAAGTTCAAGGATTGCGGCATTCACGTGCTTGATGCACCGGAAGAACTGATCCCGGCCGCGCTGAACTATCTGGGTCTCAACCCGGACAGTCACGATCCTGCCGATATCAAGAAGGCCGGTGCCCTGCTTCAGGAAATCAGCCCGAACATTCAGAAGTTCCACTCGTCTGAATATATCAACGCACTTGCCAATGGTGATATCTGTCTGGCCGTCGGCTGGTCCGGTGATGTTTTCCAGGCCCGTGACCGCGCTGCAGAAGCCAATAATGGTGTCACAGTCGATTACGCCATCCCCAATGAGGGTGCGCTGATGTGGTTCGACCAGATGGCCATTCCGACGGATGCCAAGAATGTGGAAGAAGCCCACATCTTCATGAACTACATCATGCGTCCGGACGTGATCGCCAAGGCGTCCAACTATGTCTACTACGCCAATGGCAACAAGGCGTCCCAGGCGTCGCTGGTGGAAGATGTAATCCAGGATCCGGCGATCTATCCGGATGAAGAGACCACCAACAAGCTCTATGTGACCACACCGTTCCCGCCGAAATCCCTTCGTGTGGCAACGCGTGAGTGGACCCGCGTCAAGACTGGTCAGTAA
- a CDS encoding ABC transporter ATP-binding protein produces the protein MTQSASAQAPREFAPWKNPDEKPLIRFQNVIKRFGSFTAIDDLTLNIYEREFYALLGPSGCGKTTMMRLLAGFETVTEGQILLDGEDLSNIPANRRPINMMFQSYALFPHLTVEKNIAFGLKQDRWPKAEIKERVDEMLALVQLEKFASRKPHQLSGGQRQRVALARSLAKKPKVLLLDEPLGALDKKLREQTQFELMNIQEQLGLTFIIVTHDQEEAMTVASRIAVMDQGEVLQVATPADIYEYPNSRYVADFIGDVNLIEAHIADTSGEFIEADWSGNTDRMRIRPHPGETHETGATVWLALRPEKVGISKEKPEAAPNINMVEGEVWEISYTGNISTYHVKLDDGTMVKAQEANRLHLARREITWEDRVWLHWRAGSGVLLNR, from the coding sequence ATGACCCAATCGGCATCGGCTCAGGCCCCCCGCGAATTCGCTCCATGGAAAAATCCCGATGAGAAGCCACTCATCCGCTTCCAGAATGTAATCAAGCGGTTCGGGAGTTTTACCGCTATCGATGACCTGACCCTGAATATCTATGAGCGCGAGTTTTATGCGCTTCTGGGGCCGTCAGGCTGCGGCAAAACCACCATGATGCGGCTGCTGGCGGGTTTCGAGACCGTGACAGAAGGGCAGATTCTTCTGGATGGGGAAGACCTGTCAAACATCCCCGCCAATCGACGCCCGATCAATATGATGTTCCAGTCTTATGCGCTGTTCCCGCATCTGACGGTGGAAAAGAACATCGCTTTCGGCCTGAAACAGGATCGCTGGCCAAAAGCCGAGATCAAGGAACGGGTCGATGAGATGCTGGCTCTTGTCCAGCTTGAGAAATTCGCATCCCGCAAGCCACATCAGCTGTCTGGTGGTCAGCGTCAGCGTGTGGCGCTCGCCCGCTCGCTGGCCAAGAAGCCGAAAGTGCTGCTGCTGGATGAACCGCTCGGCGCGCTTGACAAGAAGCTGCGCGAGCAGACCCAGTTCGAACTGATGAATATTCAGGAGCAACTGGGCCTGACCTTCATTATCGTGACCCATGATCAGGAAGAGGCGATGACGGTCGCAAGCCGGATTGCCGTGATGGATCAGGGTGAAGTGCTGCAGGTGGCGACGCCTGCCGACATCTACGAATATCCCAACAGCCGCTATGTGGCTGACTTTATCGGCGACGTGAACCTCATTGAGGCCCATATTGCCGATACGTCCGGCGAGTTCATCGAAGCGGACTGGTCAGGCAACACGGACAGAATGCGCATCAGGCCGCATCCGGGAGAGACCCATGAGACCGGTGCCACGGTCTGGCTCGCACTCCGACCTGAAAAGGTGGGGATTTCCAAGGAGAAACCGGAAGCGGCACCAAATATCAATATGGTGGAAGGCGAGGTCTGGGAGATTTCCTACACCGGCAATATCTCCACCTATCACGTCAAGCTGGATGACGGCACCATGGTCAAGGCGCAGGAAGCTAACCGCCTGCACCTGGCCCGCCGCGAAATCACCTGGGAAGACAGGGTCTGGCTTCACTGGCGCGCGGGCAGCGGCGTGCTGCTGAACCGGTGA
- a CDS encoding ABC transporter permease subunit, giving the protein MKPSLGRFLLIAIPFVWLLALFLAPFFIVLKISLSDVAVARPPYTPTFDLSAGWDAFMGALSELDLENYTWLTEDDLYWRSYLSSLQIAVFSTILTLLIGYPIAYGMAKAPSEWRPTLLMLIILPFWTSFLIRVYAWIGILKKEGLLNLVLMWAGLIDEPLIILNTNVAVYIGIVYSYLPFMILPLYAALERIDGSLLEAAEDLGCSRMSAFWKVTIPLSMPGIIAGCFLVFIPAMGEFVIPDILGGSETLMIGKTLWVEFFSNRDWPVSGAVAVLLLLLLVVPIVLFQKHQEKNQGTL; this is encoded by the coding sequence ATGAAACCGTCATTGGGGCGCTTCCTTTTGATTGCCATACCGTTTGTATGGCTGCTGGCGCTGTTCCTTGCGCCATTCTTTATCGTTCTGAAAATATCGCTGTCTGATGTGGCCGTGGCGCGGCCACCCTATACGCCAACATTTGACCTGTCCGCCGGATGGGATGCGTTTATGGGCGCACTGTCCGAACTGGACCTGGAGAACTACACCTGGCTGACGGAAGATGACCTCTACTGGCGGTCCTATCTCTCCAGCCTGCAGATTGCAGTATTCTCGACCATTCTGACGCTGCTGATCGGTTATCCCATTGCCTATGGCATGGCGAAAGCCCCAAGTGAGTGGCGACCGACCCTCCTGATGCTGATTATCCTGCCCTTCTGGACCAGCTTTCTGATCCGTGTCTATGCCTGGATCGGCATCCTCAAAAAGGAAGGCCTGCTTAATCTGGTGCTCATGTGGGCGGGACTTATTGATGAACCGCTGATTATCCTCAACACCAATGTAGCGGTCTATATCGGCATTGTTTATTCCTATCTGCCCTTCATGATCCTGCCACTCTATGCGGCGCTTGAACGGATTGACGGCAGTCTTCTGGAAGCTGCTGAAGACCTCGGGTGCTCGCGTATGTCGGCGTTCTGGAAAGTGACCATACCGCTGTCCATGCCGGGTATCATTGCCGGGTGTTTTCTGGTGTTCATCCCGGCCATGGGTGAGTTTGTCATCCCCGATATTCTGGGTGGTTCGGAAACCCTGATGATTGGCAAGACCCTCTGGGTCGAGTTCTTCTCGAACCGCGATTGGCCGGTTTCCGGTGCGGTTGCCGTGTTGCTGCTCCTGCTTCTGGTGGTGCCGATTGTGCTGTTCCAGAAGCATCAGGAAAAGAATCAGGGGACATTGTGA